The sequence GGTAACAGGGGTAAGAATAGTTTGGACTTTTCAGGTCTGGCTGGTTGTCTAAATTTTGTGTGGACCAATTTGCTGTAACAGGCACAATATGAGTGGATTTCAAAACACATATTTGTAAACCATAAAGGAACCCACATAGTAGCGAAATAGTTATTAAACTTTTATACTAGGATTTGCCACATGACCAGTTTAGTAAAAAAAAACTGCTCAGGTGAAGAAAAGCATATAAATAGTTTGTAAGTCATGCCGTGACAATATTGGTAGGCTGATATCAGTTGAACTCTTTTTTGTACCAATATACTGTGTAACAGCTCATTAAGAATGTCTACTGTCTAGGACcttaatttaaatttttttaaagtcCTATTCATATCCTTCTTTTTCCTCATTTGTCTTCGTTAATGTCTAGTGATTTTTGTTCCTTGAATTCATCTGTCCATGGTTATGATATATAAGCATTATACTTTTTCTAGGAAATTCACTTGCATGGTAATGGGATTGGGAATGAGGGAATACGTGAGTTGATGTCAGCATTATCTGCTCACAAAGGTGCTTCATTTTTTCTGGCTAAACAAACTATCAGCAAGTTTGTGCTTAGCGGATTGTTTAATCCTAATTATGTGCATGCATGGCTGAATTATAGGGAAGATTACAGTTGTGGATATTGGCAACAACaacattggctcggaaggtttACGTCCTGTTGCCAAATTCATCAAAAGGACAAAGTCTTTACTGTGGTTCAGTCTCTACATGAACGACATTAGTGATGAGGTAATACTGTTGCTTGTATTGTTTTCTCTTTACATGATTCCAATGACCAAAAGTATTGAGTGGTCCACATATGGCCATATGATTAATTCTAGAAGCATAACCATATAATCACTGGCCATAACTTATTGACCATTTAACTATTGTACAGTAATTATTCAACTTCAGATTAGGGCtttattgtttgttgttttATAGAACTTCAGCACATATAGTGCTCCCACAGAGTTTTGGTTGTTATTTTCACTTTTTCAGTCTTTCCATATTTTCCTGAGCTCCTGATTCTAagaaaaatgagacttgtttcctTTTTTTGAGGAAGTTAAATGTGTGTTGCCGTTTTATATATAATCAACATATTCATGGTTCCTCGCATGTTTCCCCACTTATCTGATGTATAAGCACGTTCATTTAAACTCCTGCATTTTGTTTAAAGTGCATTCTGAGTTCTGGCATAGATTAAAATTAATTTATCCAGGGAGCTGAAAAGGTTGCGGAGGCTCTTAAAGATAACAAAACAATTTCTACCATAGATTTGGTGAGTATTTATTTTGCTGCAACCCTCATAAAGTCGGAATCTCACATActttctaatttctatttaCCTTATATTTCACATATGGAAACTATGCTCAAGTTGCTTCTCGATTCCATGTGTAGAATATTGCTTTCTCTACTTGATCTTTAAATTATAGTTTAGTATAGTTTTTGGTAATTGGCACGACTCGTTTTCTTCATATGTTATCACTTAAACTGGTCCTGTTTGGAAGCAGGATACTTTGGGGTAATAATCTTTGAAGTTGCCCTGAATCCCTGATAATTCTGTGTTTCATGTGTGACCTAAGCCACGTTAGAGGGGATATGTATACATGCTGAATCCCTGGAGCCTCTTATATTTCAGGGTGGTAATAACATTCACTCCAAAGGGGTTAGTGCAATAGCGGAAATTTTGAAGGATAACACAGTACTGACAACAGTAAGTCGTCTTATCATTCAGGCAACTTTTTCCTGCAAAGTAAGTTCTAAGACTAATTCAATATATGCATTGTAGTTGGATTTGAGCTATAATCCAATTGGATCAGATGGGGTAAAGGCTTTGTGTGATGTCCTCAAGTTCCATGGGAAGATCCAAACCCTTAAGCTTGGCTGGTGCCAGGTGATCCTCAGAACTGAATAGAATTGTACGAGCAGTTTTACCATTTGGGTGTTCTTGCCTCTTCAGCAAAGTTGCATATCCTGCAGATAGGTGTGCAAGGTGCAGAGTTCATTGCTGATTGTCTGAAGTACAACACAACATTGTCAACATTGGATTTGCGGGCGAATGGTCTTGGAGATGATGTATGCGCAATCTCTTTTTGTGTTTCCATTTGTAATTTGCACTTTGGTACATGATCCATGCTTTGCTTGCTGACACGTTCCTATCCTGAAGGGTGCCATATGCTTGGCACGAAGTTTTAAGATAATCAATGAATCTTTGACTTCACTTGACCTGGGCTTTAATGAGATTAGAGTAAGCAATCatagtgtttttttttcattctatTAGTTATTGGCATTTTTGGATGTCCAATATACTtaactttatttttttaatgttCTGGACAGGATGATGGAGCATTTGCATTGGCCCAAGCACTTAAGGCTAATGAAGATCTGGCAGTCACATCATTAAATCTTGCAAACAACTTCTTTACAAAATTTGGACAGGTTAGTTTAGTTTGTTTTCATCTAGCAATGATTATGTAGGAATGCATATTTAATTAGGTTCATGCGTCAATACAGGTTGCTCTATCTGAGGCGCGGGATCATGTATATGAGATGAGCGAAAAGGAGATAGACATTTATTTTTAGGTGGCATCGGTCGTTTTCCCTCAGGACGATTTAACACATGATTAAcgcttttttttagaattttttattgAGTAGGCTGAAGAATAAGATCCGGGTAGAGCTTTTGTATAGAAAATTTTGGTGGACTAGTTAACACTTCAGGGTAGTCATTCAACTGTCTATATTCAATTTTGCTGGAGACATCAATCTTGTCTTGAACCATTCATAATGGTTGGAAATGGAATGGATATTTCTGTGGCTTTTGGCCCTCCAGTCCAGGCCTGGCTTTTGAAAAATTCTTTATTTGAGCAATTATGGTTGTTAATGAACTGTTTATCTGTCGCAATGTTCAAGAAAACACTAGGCGCTAGCCTATTGACTAGCGCCTAGGAAGGTTAAACTTAAGTTAAACGTAGATTAAATGTAGGTTAAATGTAGACATTAGGCCTCCATTTagcgtttaatcttgattaaattGAAGTTTAATAATGTTTTTTTGAAACTTGATCTGTCGTACTTAAACGTCATAGCATGGTTGCTAAGTGTCATATATATACTCTgtctgtttttatttacatgtcgtattaggCTTGTCAAGCCTAAGTTAAGCTTGGCAAATTTTGacaagtctatagaaaaatatgGCAACAACTATACTATCCAACCTATGCATTATGAACATATACTTCATAGCGGATCCAATGAAACAAATTTAGTATTGAAAATGTTATTATTGTTTTCTAAAAGTTTGGTCAAAGCTTGTTAAATTTGACTTAGAAGAAACCTAATACGACatataaataaaaatggagAGAGTACGATAAAGATGGAGGGAGCATGTGATTCCAACTGCATCTTCTGTAATTATGTGTATGGTTTCGTTGATGTTCTCATGCCATCCATGTGAAAGTGAAACATGTTCCACAACAACATTCTGCTTGTCACGCAAAGATTCACAGTTGACACGGGATTACGTTGAGCTACCAAAATGTGACTGAGCACCCGGACAGGCATACAAGCATTGTCCACCCGGTTGCTCTCGTCTCGTGCTGGGGAAAAAAAACACCCTTCGACGGCGGCTGAGCAAGAGCAGCCACACTATACTCATCGCAGGCTCTGAATCGGACAGCTTCAGAACGTGCGTGCGTTCGTGTTGCTGTCACGGGCACGGCTCTGAGCCGGCGACCAATCATTCGGTTGACTCCGGCTTTGGATACGAGCGCCGCCGAACCATCTCTGTACGTGAACAGCGAGCGGATCCGCGCGGAAGAGAGATGTCCGTGCCCATGCCATCTCGGTCCAGGTGTGTACTAGCAGTACTCttgtttggattttttttttgaaaaatttgttTTTGGGATAATGGAAGAACGTAACGTTCCGGGCTCGTATGTGTTCGTACGGGCGCCACTTATTAATAACACTTAGAAGACGCGTGcagtgtttttttttgagaaggaGAATGTATTGATCTTAACGCATTACACCGGCTCTTTCATAAACAGGACtcgaaagaaaaggaaaattacaaagaacGCGTGTGCCATCTAAAtcaaaaaaagaggaagaacaagaagaaagaaagaaagcaacGCGTGCGCCCCATAACGGTAGACGGCGTCACGTACACACCACAGCGACGCCTAACTAGACACACACACGGCCGGAGGCAGTTGCTGCGCGCAATGCAACCTGCGCAAGCAAGTCCATGGACGACATCGATCCATGGCCGGAACCCAGCCTGCGTGGCTGATCTATCTGAGCAAAGACACGAGAGATCGTCGTCGTCGATGTGTGTGCAGCGGCAGGGACGAGGGAGGTAGGCCATGCGTGCGCACAACGAGCTCTTCGCCCACGCTCGCTCCCATCTGTTCCCAGCCTGCAGGCTCTCCGCTCCCTCGGGTATAAGAGGGCGTGACGGTGCAAGAGAGATAGGGCGGGAGCAAAGCATAGAGGACGATAGCTAGTCTAGTCTTGGTTTGCAATGGGTTCCAAGGCGGCCTGTCCATGGCTTGATTATCTCCTAGTAGTAGTCGTCGTCCTGCTGGTGGCAGCCgctggctcggcggcggcggaggcggcgttcGACGAGAACTACGCGGTGCAGTGGGGCGCGGATGGCTATCACCTCGTCATCCGGGGCACGGAGGCTAACATCACCATGGATCAGAGCTCAGGTCCGTATAACTAACCCCGTGTATATATGATGAGCTGTGCTGCTGCTTATTAGTTAATCACGCATGCAGGGTGAAGAGAGTGTGATAAACACCCCCTTCGTGTTCTTGCATTGCTGCGACGATGATAGCCGCGCCATGAGCGATCAACTGACCGTGCGTGCTTCTATTCGTGCAGGTGCCGGGTTCCGGTCCAAGTCCATGTACGGCTCGGGGTTCTTCCACATGAGGATGAAGCTGCCCTCCGGCTACACGGCCGGCGTCGTCACGACCTTCTACGTACGTGAGCTAGCTCCTCCACGATGCGCCTTGCTTGCTTGATTTCTCGATCATCGTTCACCTCCGATCCTGATCGAGCAATCCGAACCCGGCGCGTCGACCAAAATTAGCTAATAAGGTCATGCATGCGTGTGCCTGTTCCAGCTCATCTCGCAGCCGGAAGACGGCAGCCGCGACGAGGTGGACTTCGAGTTCCTCGGCGACAAGGCCGGCGTGCCCGTCACCCTCCAGACCAACGTCTTCGTCAACGGCCGCGGCGACAGGGAGCAGCGCCTTCACCTCTGGTTCGACCCCGCCGCCGACTTCCACGACTACAAGATCCTCTGGAACCCTTACCAGCTCGTGTAAGCCTTGTTTTCGTCATGCCCGGCCCTGGCCAAAGAAGCACATCTTCTTGCAGTTAACAATAATCCACTACTCTGCAGGATGTTCGTGGACGACACGCCGATCCGGGTGCTAAGGAATCTGACGGCCACCGTGCCGGGGTACCCGTTCCCGGCGAGGCAGACGATGCTGATCCGCGCGAGCGTGTGGGACGGCTCCGGCTGGGCGACGGACGGCGGCCGGACCAAGGTGGACTGGTCCCAGGGGCCCTTCACGGCCGGGTACCGGGGGTTCGACGTCAGCGGCTGCGCCAGCAACGGcagcgcgacgccgccgtgcggCTCGCCGGACCTGTGGTGGAACGGCGGCGACTACCGGAACATCACCGCCGAGCAGCGGGCGGCCTACGAGGACGTGAAGAAGAACTACATGAACTACGACTACTGCGCCGATAAGGGCAGGTTCAACAACACCGTGCCGGTCGAGTGCAACTACGCTTAATTATAAGCTAGGTGTGCCATTGTATCGATCAGATCCTCGTTTTATAAATACGAATGATTATGTGTTGCTGATGAGCAACTCCAGCGATTTTTCATGTTTCAGAGCCCCCAAAAGTTCAAATGGGGCTGCCCCCAAAAGTTCAAATTTTGGCTGCCCCCAATTACACTAGCAAAAGGTCCTATTAAAAACTTATGTGAAAATATTTCTATAATTCCATATGTAGCAGTAGCAACAGCAATAAAATTCATCGACCGCACCTTAGCAATCAAAGCCTTATAGAGATAAGTTTTACCAGTGCCGCCTGGACCATCTACAAAGAACACATGTCATTTGTTCTTCAAAACATGATCAAGAATTTCCTCACAACCGGTCATTTGTTCTACATTAAGTGTATCAACAATTTTCAGATGATCCTCATCAAACCCAAGGTTCTGCTCCTCAGTAAGTTCCCTATAATGATCCCTCAACCGCTCTTCCTCTGTATAGCATGGAAATAGGACAAACATTTTCATGAGTTCAAATTATAGATAATGGTACTCAAAGCATATGAATGTATAACTAAAGCAATCAAGATTACATACCAGTCTGGTGTAGCTCTGGCAGACCGTAATGCCTGATATCCTTGCCCATAGATGTCAAATGATATGATATATCTCTAAGCACCATCTGTTCAACTATCGAGCTGTTGTCACATGTACGGTGAAAATCCTCAGACATAGAGTCAAGATGGTTATCCCAAAGACGCCAGATATTAGAACACTCACAAAAAAAACTATTATAGTGGAGAAAAGCCTCCGCAATGAACAAGGCATCATGAACTCAGCAGACTCCCTAAGGCAGTCATCAAGTGACTTGCCTGATTTAACAAGTCCCATAGCCTCACATGCCTGTCTAAATGTCGCATACGTAACACGTAACACCTCTCCATGTTCTCAGATTCTCATATGAGGTCGCACCTCTAACATGGTTCAACATGATCCGAAGGTAATACCTCTTACCTTCAGCAGGATTTGCATAAACCAATCTGCCAATCTGAATCCTTTTACTTTTCCTAGgcctccaatttttttttgatttgTTCCAAGTGAAGTGCTCCGGAAACAACCTATAGAGATATCGACGAGCTACAGGGATCAATCTGTTCACTTTAAAATACTCTGTAAGCATGGACCTCTGTGATTTTTCAGACCGCACAACATTATTCAGGTTAGCAGTAGACTTATAGGCAAGCATATGCATACCCTCCAAGTGCACTTGCATCGGCAGAACCGGTGGAGACATAGAATACAACTTAAATGCATATAGTCTATGCACAGCCTCTATAGCAGTTATCATCCTAGAATCCCTGTACTGTTTTATCTCATTAATTACATTTTTCCCATTATCCTTAGGCTCAATAGAGAAAGATGCTGGATCAtgccctttatatatatatatatatatatatatatatatatatatatttgtaaaGATACTTAGCAAACTTGATACTGCAACTGATCTCGACATTAATGTGGTAGTTATACCTCATCAACAGGATTGGATTATAAGGAACCACCCATCAGTTATCCAGCCATTCATTTCGTACTTTCACTTTCTGCCCATCTTCTCGTCTTTTGTATATTGGATAAGAGTCCTTTTCCTGCTGCCTACTTTCACTAAACTGGCGAGGATACCGGAAGCGACATTCTCCATCAACCATACATGGACAGTTTTTATTTAGAACTCCACATGGATCGTGCATCATATGTTTGCATACAAACTTGTGCAACTCAGGATACTTTTTCTTGTCTGGAAGTTCTGCTGAAATATATTTATCAAAATCATCAGGACTCTTTAACTTACTCCCTGGCTCCATAACTAGCAGAAAGTGCTCTTGTGGCAGGCCCCTCTTTTGAAACTCTATTACATGCGCCCATGCAGCAACCTTGCCCAAGTGACCCTTTTTAATCAAAAAATCCTGAAGGTCCAACAACTTGGCATGATACACCCTAGCAACAACATCAAGTCGATCTTGGGGTGTCTGCTCTGGCAGCAATTCTGTAACTATCTCATCCCAATACGGATTGCAAGAAATTGTTACAAAGAAATCCGGCTTGCCATACCGCATAACCAGTGTCATTGCATCCATGAACCTACATTGCACATCACGATCACTGCCAGGGAAATCCTTACTCAAAACAACCCTAAGTCCAACTTTTGAAGCATCAGCCTCTCCCGCAGCGAGCGTGTCAAGAAGACCCTGgccatagtaaattcaaagcaTTTTAGATGCTAATTGACATAATTACCTCCAATTATCGAGCGTAATGATTATTAGTTAAATCAATCTCGCCTGATATAGATCTGCACGAATTATAGCCTGATATGGTGGCTTTGCGTACCAGTCTAGACGCATTGACTCAACCTTGACATACATATCAACTGTAAATTGCTGGAAAAGCCGACCAGCATGAAAGAACACATTGAATTGACCTTCATGAATCTGTAACTTGAAACAATAGTACTCCCTCGCGCTGATGTGGCGCCGGGATCCTCCACCAGCTGTCATTAGGGAAGAGAGAGATAGAGTTGTACGGTTAAACCATATGAAATACATTAAAATAATTGGAAAACTTCTTGATATACCTATGTCGTCGAGATCATCATTGGTACCATCCTCTACCCCACTATCCTCATCCATATCATGGTCTTCCCCATTAAAATCATAATACACTTGATGTCGGTGTTTTGCCTTCTTAAGAGGCTGCAGCTGAACTGCACCTGATTCCTCATCAACATTTTCATCTGTAAATAGGATAATATATGTTTACTctcaaaaatagcaaaaaataATTAATATTGCTATCTACCATATTTTATCCAAAAATAATTAGAAATTAGAAAATACTAAACAAACCTTGATTCTTACGCTTCGTATATTTTCTCTTCGGCTTAGCAGGAGGTGGATCCTGATATTCAATCTTTTTATCCTCCCATCCAGTCTCACCACTAGGGTTAAAAAAAGGGTAGGCCAATGGGTCATAGCAACCATGGTACACCCGGATATAGTGAGATCGATCCTCTCTGCCATATATTATTATGCTGCGAGAAAACCTCTGCTAAGGGTCATTACCGTCCATCCATATAGCAGTGACCTGATCCATCCCAAGTGCGTTATATCTCCTCTTATCAACAGATATGCTTGTATTAAGTTCAATGTTGTACTATGCAATATCAGGCACCGAACCGAGATTCTTGAATTGAAGCACGTATGGGTTGTCCTGCAGAATCCTCAAAATCAACCGAATCATTGAAGTATCAAGCTTAGGCAACCTTTTGACCCTATGCGCAATGGTGTCTCATTAGTGTCATAAAAATATAGCTGCATATGGCGAGGCCCTCTACCTCTAGGAACAAGCTGATCCAACCTATGGTATATCTGACCGTGCGCTTTAAAACAGTACACACCAGTACATCTTGCAGATGCTGAGATTATGATCAATGGAAACTCCAAAGCTTGTGAATGAGAAGTGACTGTTAAAATACCGAATGTGCTTCCGGAAATATTTTGCATCACCATTAGTCTGACGGGCAAACAAGCGTCGTAGCTCACCTGGTATCTCtagaatatatatattaatCTTCCCTTTCCTACAACAGAATGCAAGCCCTTCACCTGGGAACCTCTTTGCATGGCAAAATTGacagtttttttttgcttttttcaGAACATGGTGTTTCTTCGGAAGATCCTTGTACACTGCATCGTACAGATCCGTACCTTTATTCCCAATATCAGGATCCACGACATACTCATACCGGAAATCTGCGTGTATAGTGAAATAAGGGAATTATTTCTTTATCAACAAATACATATTAATATTAGCTAGTTCACTCAGATTAGCAACTGACCCTGATGACGAAACATGCGTGCCTCATCGTCTTCTATATCAGTGGGCCCATAAtcctttgggttcatttggtcCAAATCATTTTcatttaaataaaatatgcaaaTAGCAAATCACTTCATTGCTCATTAATTCTAAAATAAGAAGACATACATGCTCAAGCAATAGTCATTCCTTCAAGTCCATGCATCGGGTCATCTGGTTCCCATAAACTAGAGTCAAATTGATCTTCTTGATCAACATTTCTAGTGCTTGACCTAGTTATTCGGCCAGACTGTTGTTGCGTCAATGCGGATTGTAAGGTCTCAGCAACAGGTGTATCAATATGTTCACCTGAAATTGTAAGCCAAATGTGACAATCTATATTGAACACATGTGCTTAGtatgtatgtttttttttcatatgaacAAAATGAAGCTTTCAATAGTACCTTGTTTGGGTATGTTTTTTTGCTTGCGACATTCCATAGCTTTCAATATCTTTTCATGTTTTGCCGTATCCGCCATTTCAAGATATCTTCTTTTGTCCTTCTGCCTCTTAACCTCTTCTGGAGTAATCTGGTCATCAACTTCTGATGCGCCAGAGCCAAATGGCGTGACACAAATATCATCTGTTCGATCTACACACAAAAAAGAATGCTATTATAAAGCTTTTGATACATACATCATAACTTACAAGAAATTCAAAAACCTTCATTACCCGCAAAAATGGGTGTAGCATCAGGACGACTGTATGCTCTAGTTGCTCGCTTTTTGGCATTTCTTTCAGCTTTCTGCTCATCTGTCATATTATGGTACCACTTGGTTGACCTTTCTCTACATTTCTGCTTTCGTTGCTCTACAGTGGATAAATCCAGAAGAACTGTGTTGTAAAAAGGTAAAAATATTAACATATGCATAGCATTATTAACAGAAAGCTATAATATCGACAAAGTTTAATATCAGATGGTCTGAACGGAATGATCATATCCTCCACTGGAGTCCACACGTCAGAAGTGACTTGTTGTACATCTGTGGTCCCCCCATTGATCTCAGAAGTGACTTGTTGTACATTGTCATTGGAAGTATTTGTTTCGATGACCACGGAAGCTACACCTGTATATGGTTCATGCATTTTGACTTACCAGATTGACACACGGGAAaaagttttaaaaaatatacCGAGATTATTTTGAGCAGCTTCTCTCTCTGCCTTTTTTTGATGATAACTTTCCCGCCTCTTAGCATTCAACTCGGCTTTTTTATCAGCTGGCATGCTTGCATATTTCTCCCTAGCCCTTTGCCTCTTAACATCCCTTTGCTCAGTGCAATCAACTGGTATAGCAAATGTTATGGTTTATTATGAATCGTGTGCAAAACTGAAATAAAACAGTTATAAAAAAGATTGTATGTAAAGATTTACCATTTTGCACAGCTTGGCTATCAGGATGATCATGTGATAGTCGCTTACGACGATTCAAGGTATTTGTGACATCTCCAGATGGTCCACAACCATCCATTGCTTCAACTGATGAAAAAATCAGCAACATGAGCAAATGTGCAGGGGGGCGTTTGCCAATAGAATCAAACCTCACACCTCTAGCTAGGGCTCCCTTCTCGAGGAACAGGCTTGCCGAATGGCAACAGGCGAGCGTTGAAACTCCTTGCTAGCAAGGCGCAGGTAACATTGCCGGTGGCACCGACCAGCGAAGCCTCAAGCACGTTTAGGATGGAGCCGATGGCGAGGATGGAGACGACCAGGACCCTTCTCGGTGGTGAGGATGGCGACGACCAGAGCCTTCTCAGCGGACAGGGGCAACGGTGGCGAGGATGGTGACGATCTGCTTGAACTGATCAAAATATTCACGAGAAAAAAAGAATAAGCAACGTGAGCAAATGTGCAAGAGGAGTTTGCTAGCAAAATCACCTCGCGCGCCTAGAATGGCGCCGGTGGCGAGGATGGCGACCACCAGATCCTTCTCGGCGGACAAGGGCGCCGGTGGCGAGGAGCCGAGGATGGCGATGATCAGACCCTGCTTGGCAGAAAGGGCGCCGGGTTGTGGTGAGGATGGCGACGGTGCTGCCGATCAAGCCTCGCGCGTCTAGGGCAGACAGGGCACCGGCCGGTGGTGAGGATGGTGATAGTGCCGCCGACCAGCTAGTTCCCTTGCGtgatttttctttccttttgaaA comes from Panicum virgatum strain AP13 chromosome 4K, P.virgatum_v5, whole genome shotgun sequence and encodes:
- the LOC120705040 gene encoding putative xyloglucan endotransglucosylase/hydrolase protein 1, which codes for MGSKAACPWLDYLLVVVVVLLVAAAGSAAAEAAFDENYAVQWGADGYHLVIRGTEANITMDQSSGAGFRSKSMYGSGFFHMRMKLPSGYTAGVVTTFYLISQPEDGSRDEVDFEFLGDKAGVPVTLQTNVFVNGRGDREQRLHLWFDPAADFHDYKILWNPYQLVMFVDDTPIRVLRNLTATVPGYPFPARQTMLIRASVWDGSGWATDGGRTKVDWSQGPFTAGYRGFDVSGCASNGSATPPCGSPDLWWNGGDYRNITAEQRAAYEDVKKNYMNYDYCADKGRFNNTVPVECNYA
- the LOC120703028 gene encoding NLR family CARD domain-containing protein 3-like isoform X2, whose amino-acid sequence is MLPGKKKDQNSGESAPSGIMWSFAAGSNLATSTLSAEKESRKNLNKFYKELRTLKTVNMAGRQFGDEGLFFLAESLAYNKSAEEVDFSGNGITSVGIEAFDGILQINTALKTLNLSGNDIGDEGAKCLSDILIENVGIQKLLLNSINIGDEGAKAISNMLKKNKSIRILQLSNNAIEYSGFASIAEALLENNLIRSLYLNGNYGGPLGACSLAQGVLGNKSLREIHLHGNGIGNEGIRELMSALSAHKGKITVVDIGNNNIGSEGLRPVAKFIKRTKSLLWFSLYMNDISDEGAEKVAEALKDNKTISTIDLGGNNIHSKGVSAIAEILKDNTVLTTLDLSYNPIGSDGVKALCDVLKFHGKIQTLKLGWCQIGVQGAEFIADCLKYNTTLSTLDLRANGLGDDGAICLARSFKIINESLTSLDLGFNEIRDDGAFALAQALKANEDLAVTSLNLANNFFTKFGQVALSEARDHVYEMSEKEIDIYF